From the Clostridium sp. Marseille-P299 genome, one window contains:
- a CDS encoding HAD family hydrolase has product MNGRYEHKGKEDKPVIAICYDFDKTLTPDDMQAQGYIQDVGYDVQKFWEESNLLARMNDMDSNLAYMYKMVQEAEGQLVLKREALQEYGAKVSLYDGVSEWFSRIREYGRNKGIIIEHYIISSGLKEMIEGTVMAKNNEFERIYASSFYFNDRGVAKWPAQAINYTNKTQFLFRIQKGVLDINDPAVNDYFKPEDLRVPFRNMIYIGDSDTDIPCMKLVHANGGHSIGVYDPKQDDKSKVYRMMNANRIKYFAPADYREASPLDKLVKSIIDKTIAYEELERIYEKDKKEAAGANS; this is encoded by the coding sequence ATGAACGGAAGATATGAACATAAGGGAAAAGAAGATAAACCGGTCATAGCTATTTGTTATGACTTTGATAAAACGTTAACTCCAGATGATATGCAAGCACAAGGTTATATTCAAGATGTAGGCTATGATGTACAAAAATTTTGGGAAGAGTCTAATTTGTTAGCTAGAATGAATGATATGGACTCTAATTTAGCATATATGTATAAGATGGTGCAAGAAGCAGAAGGGCAACTTGTCTTAAAAAGAGAAGCATTACAAGAATATGGAGCAAAAGTATCTTTATATGATGGTGTTTCAGAATGGTTTAGCAGAATTAGAGAATATGGACGAAATAAAGGAATTATAATTGAACATTACATAATTTCATCAGGCCTAAAAGAAATGATAGAAGGAACTGTAATGGCGAAGAATAATGAATTTGAAAGAATATATGCAAGTTCTTTTTACTTTAATGACCGAGGTGTCGCAAAGTGGCCAGCTCAAGCAATTAACTACACTAATAAAACACAGTTTTTATTTAGAATACAAAAAGGTGTATTAGATATTAATGATCCTGCTGTAAATGATTATTTTAAGCCAGAGGATTTAAGAGTCCCTTTTAGAAATATGATCTATATCGGAGACAGTGATACTGATATTCCTTGTATGAAATTAGTTCACGCAAATGGTGGGCATTCTATCGGGGTTTATGATCCAAAACAAGATGATAAAAGTAAAGTTTACCGAATGATGAATGCAAATCGAATTAAATATTTCGCTCCTGCTGATTATAGGGAAGCTTCACCACTGGATAAGCTTGTTAAATCGATTATTGATAAAACAATTGCATATGAAGAGCTGGAGCGTATATATGAAAAAGACAAAAAAGAAGCCGCTGGAGCTAATTCTTAA
- a CDS encoding YdeI/OmpD-associated family protein: MNNDVFIGQGHNPNGPDIPLGFGMLLEGEPVAKANFGSLSNAQKVELINYMQQAKTGEDSEFRVINAVQKLKNHQENELINKTNHNKTNQDKFY; the protein is encoded by the coding sequence ATGAATAATGATGTTTTTATAGGTCAAGGCCATAACCCAAACGGCCCTGATATTCCACTTGGTTTTGGGATGCTCTTAGAAGGAGAGCCTGTCGCTAAAGCCAATTTCGGATCCTTATCAAATGCTCAAAAAGTAGAATTAATTAATTATATGCAACAAGCAAAAACAGGAGAAGACTCAGAATTTAGAGTAATCAATGCGGTACAGAAGCTTAAGAATCATCAAGAAAACGAATTAATTAATAAAACAAACCATAATAAAACAAACCAAGATAAGTTTTATTAA
- a CDS encoding flavodoxin family protein gives MLIALIHGQNHKGSSYHIGRILAEKLEKEDNIKEVFLPKDMPHFCCGCTNCFMKDETLCPHYNTVNPITNILDEADVLIFTTPVYVYHATGSMKVLLDHYGYRWMVHRPEEKMFSKQAVCISTAAGGGMKSACKDIKDSLFYWGVGKIYCYGVAVYATSWKGISNKKRAVIENKVNKLAKKIIKNDGHVRVSMKTKVYFNIMRLMQKSGWNSVDVTYWKQKGWDQKKRPWK, from the coding sequence ATGTTAATCGCTTTAATTCATGGTCAAAATCATAAAGGTTCGTCATATCACATAGGTAGAATACTTGCTGAAAAACTGGAGAAAGAAGATAACATTAAGGAGGTATTTCTACCGAAAGATATGCCTCATTTTTGCTGCGGTTGTACGAATTGTTTTATGAAAGACGAAACGTTATGTCCGCATTATAATACAGTTAATCCGATTACTAATATTTTAGATGAAGCAGATGTATTGATTTTTACAACCCCTGTATATGTTTATCACGCGACTGGATCAATGAAAGTCTTGTTGGACCATTATGGATACCGATGGATGGTACATCGTCCAGAAGAAAAGATGTTTTCAAAACAAGCAGTTTGTATTTCAACAGCAGCAGGCGGTGGCATGAAATCGGCTTGTAAGGATATTAAAGATAGTTTGTTTTATTGGGGTGTTGGTAAAATTTATTGCTATGGTGTTGCTGTATATGCGACTTCCTGGAAGGGGATTTCAAATAAGAAAAGGGCAGTAATTGAAAATAAAGTTAATAAATTAGCGAAGAAAATCATTAAAAATGATGGGCATGTCCGAGTTTCTATGAAAACAAAAGTTTATTTTAATATTATGCGACTTATGCAAAAAAGTGGATGGAATTCAGTAGATGTTACTTATTGGAAACAGAAAGGATGGGATCAAAAGAAGCGTCCTTGGAAATAG
- a CDS encoding phosphotransferase translates to MINNRSNTTLKVRYSQFDTESIKENLLVHYNLKGPVTCRFYDYGMNDIYIINAGEEVYYLRISLTGMHHQNDYEQEVQIINELYEQGISVAAPVCCKDGHYVSVVNAPEGIRYAVLFQEAKNSPSNDNITRTYNLGVMVAKMHNIADSRNFTLTREPLDLQNLTVKPLEQLKPYLKNRKEDIDFLENAAKELYCYVKSNFKYEKPYFGFCHGDIHKGNVFFEGENPTIFDFDCMGNGFRIYDICTYAWNESFDNKTYLESDEWLAFIRGYNTVRQLTELELSSISAFIALRELWLLGINSDVMNRNAGCCWFNDEYLNQQIDIFKFWYHRTFNKLY, encoded by the coding sequence ATGATAAACAATAGAAGTAATACAACATTAAAAGTTAGATATTCTCAGTTTGATACAGAGTCTATAAAAGAAAATTTACTCGTTCATTATAATTTAAAAGGACCAGTAACTTGCAGATTTTACGATTATGGTATGAACGATATATACATTATCAATGCAGGAGAAGAAGTCTATTATTTACGAATTTCATTGACCGGTATGCATCATCAGAATGATTATGAACAAGAGGTTCAAATCATTAATGAATTATATGAACAAGGTATTTCCGTGGCAGCACCAGTTTGTTGCAAGGATGGACATTATGTAAGCGTAGTAAATGCACCAGAAGGGATTCGATATGCTGTTTTATTTCAAGAAGCTAAAAACTCACCATCAAATGACAACATAACTCGTACTTATAATCTTGGTGTTATGGTTGCTAAAATGCATAATATTGCTGATAGCAGGAATTTTACCCTAACCAGAGAGCCCCTTGACTTACAAAATCTTACCGTTAAACCACTTGAACAGCTAAAACCTTATTTAAAGAATCGTAAAGAAGATATTGATTTTTTAGAAAATGCAGCAAAAGAGCTATATTGTTATGTTAAGAGTAATTTCAAATATGAAAAACCTTACTTTGGCTTTTGTCATGGGGACATACATAAAGGCAATGTATTCTTTGAAGGAGAAAATCCAACAATTTTTGACTTTGATTGTATGGGTAATGGATTCCGAATTTATGATATCTGTACCTATGCATGGAATGAAAGCTTTGATAATAAAACATATTTAGAGAGCGATGAATGGCTGGCTTTTATAAGAGGATACAATACCGTTAGGCAGTTAACAGAACTTGAATTATCATCAATAAGTGCATTTATTGCTTTGCGTGAACTTTGGTTACTTGGAATTAATTCAGATGTAATGAATCGTAATGCTGGATGTTGTTGGTTTAATGATGAATATTTAAATCAACAGATCGATATTTTTAAGTTTTGGTACCATCGAACATTTAATAAACTATATTAA
- a CDS encoding DUF3888 domain-containing protein encodes MHRLRKNNKKIFLLLLILDILLASCLFIKSDLANDKKTITAHLTKDQEKNCDSLLINTYLTKIIEASDEFYKEYYRILPTLNYYSIYVKEYISDSRLSQITFTSKPYLGPHDTIGVDEITFTADYLGSVELKSFVHLLSYHLPDNLKDLELKDFPEHYYKD; translated from the coding sequence ATGCATAGATTAAGAAAAAATAATAAAAAGATATTTTTATTATTATTAATTTTAGACATTTTACTTGCAAGCTGTCTATTTATAAAAAGTGATTTAGCTAACGACAAAAAAACTATTACAGCCCATTTAACAAAGGATCAAGAAAAAAATTGTGATAGTCTATTGATAAATACATATCTTACAAAGATTATAGAGGCATCTGATGAGTTTTATAAGGAATACTACAGAATTTTACCAACTCTAAATTATTATAGTATATACGTAAAAGAATATATTTCGGATAGTCGATTAAGCCAAATTACTTTTACATCCAAGCCTTATTTAGGGCCACATGATACCATTGGTGTGGATGAAATTACTTTCACAGCGGACTATTTAGGTAGTGTAGAGCTGAAAAGTTTTGTTCACCTCCTAAGTTATCATTTGCCTGATAACTTAAAAGACCTTGAATTAAAAGATTTTCCTGAACATTACTATAAAGACTGA
- a CDS encoding glycoside hydrolase family 43 protein: MQAYLFVHFKEKRTPDGEQVYFGISKDGFHWEEVNDGNPILWSYEGDKGVRDFTITRTKEGKFIIMATDLSLAYGMPYQYHNSWEEVSRNGSKCLVLWESDDLIHWSNQRMIKLGNEDFGCLWAPDIIYDKENNDYVIHWSSSHSCNNYGYKGIYYTRTKDFISFQEPELLYRKETDGSVIDSAMYEENGEYYCFLKSEKDPSRIILVKGENITGPFSRVHKFDECMADLKEGYYEAPTAVKLEDGRWCLFLDFYGCKAEEQGYVPFVADSLSEGNFIRSDEAFDFPYGYKHGTILTITMEEYERLKEYKKMPSER; this comes from the coding sequence ATGCAAGCATATTTATTTGTACATTTCAAGGAAAAGCGAACACCGGATGGTGAACAAGTGTATTTTGGAATTAGCAAAGATGGATTTCATTGGGAAGAAGTAAATGATGGAAACCCTATATTGTGGAGCTATGAAGGGGATAAAGGTGTTCGTGATTTTACTATTACAAGAACAAAAGAAGGAAAGTTTATTATTATGGCTACGGATTTAAGCCTTGCTTATGGTATGCCATATCAGTATCACAATTCATGGGAAGAAGTTTCACGAAATGGAAGTAAATGCTTAGTCCTTTGGGAATCCGATGATTTGATTCACTGGTCCAATCAACGAATGATTAAACTTGGAAATGAAGATTTTGGGTGTTTATGGGCTCCTGATATTATTTATGACAAAGAAAACAATGATTACGTGATTCATTGGTCTTCTTCTCATAGTTGTAATAATTACGGATACAAAGGTATTTATTATACAAGAACGAAAGATTTTATAAGCTTTCAAGAACCAGAACTTTTATATCGTAAAGAGACGGATGGAAGTGTCATCGATTCTGCTATGTATGAAGAAAATGGGGAATACTATTGTTTCTTAAAAAGTGAAAAAGATCCTTCTAGAATCATATTGGTTAAAGGAGAGAACATTACTGGTCCTTTTAGCAGAGTACATAAATTTGATGAGTGTATGGCTGACCTTAAAGAGGGCTATTATGAGGCACCAACAGCAGTGAAACTTGAAGATGGAAGATGGTGTTTATTTTTAGACTTTTATGGTTGTAAAGCAGAGGAGCAAGGATATGTTCCATTTGTAGCAGATAGTCTATCAGAAGGGAACTTCATACGTTCTGATGAAGCCTTTGATTTCCCTTATGGTTATAAACATGGCACTATTTTAACGATTACAATGGAAGAATATGAGCGTTTAAAAGAGTATAAAAAGATGCCATCGGAACGATAG
- the clcA gene encoding H(+)/Cl(-) exchange transporter ClcA — translation MDSENKQDTYHTLFHWKSLRFRLVLEGIVVGLFASLIVILYRFALSESTIIITKVYAFLRNKLYFIPILMLAFILIAYIVGMLLKKEPMISGSGIPQVEGVLLKKLHMNWLSVIIGKFLGGILSIGSGLSLGREGPSVQLGAAVGQGVSKAFKRSNVEEKFLITSGASAGLAAAFNAPLAGVLFALEEVHKNFSPFVLLSSLAAALTADYISSGFFGLKPILSFESLSVLPLKSYILIIMLGIIIGVFGALFNLMILKTQKLYSKFKLIPKEFRIIIPLFLSIILGLYLPQVLGGGHELIINSLTNGNQSIKMLLFVLIIKFIFTMVCYGSGAPGGIFLPLLAIGAISGNLYGLFLVHFLNLDPIYINSFIILAMAGYFTAIVRAPITGIILITEMTGSFTHLLSISLISVTAYVVADLLGSKPIYESLLERFLENQGNVKSSNTKHKTLLEFAVCMGSVFDGKQIKEIKLPAHCLLVSIRRGEDEIIPKGDTLINAGDYLIVLVDDNMVSQINDVFHNLVEAK, via the coding sequence ATGGATTCAGAAAACAAACAGGATACGTATCACACATTATTTCATTGGAAGAGTCTTAGATTTCGGTTAGTACTTGAAGGAATTGTGGTTGGCTTATTTGCGAGTCTTATCGTAATACTTTATCGTTTTGCACTTTCAGAGTCAACAATTATAATAACTAAGGTCTATGCTTTTCTTCGTAACAAGTTATATTTTATACCTATTTTAATGTTAGCCTTTATACTAATTGCTTACATTGTTGGAATGCTACTTAAGAAAGAGCCAATGATAAGCGGTAGTGGAATTCCACAAGTTGAGGGAGTTTTACTTAAAAAGCTTCATATGAATTGGTTAAGCGTTATTATTGGTAAATTTCTAGGTGGAATATTATCAATAGGATCTGGTCTTTCCCTCGGACGAGAAGGCCCTTCCGTTCAATTAGGCGCTGCGGTAGGACAAGGTGTAAGCAAGGCCTTTAAACGAAGTAATGTTGAAGAAAAATTTCTTATAACTAGTGGTGCTAGCGCAGGACTTGCAGCAGCATTTAATGCCCCTTTAGCAGGTGTATTATTTGCATTAGAAGAAGTACATAAAAATTTTTCCCCCTTCGTATTGTTATCATCATTAGCGGCAGCTCTAACTGCAGATTATATTTCTAGCGGTTTCTTTGGTTTAAAACCAATCTTAAGTTTTGAAAGTTTATCTGTGCTACCACTGAAATCTTATATACTTATTATTATGTTAGGAATAATTATAGGGGTTTTTGGTGCTTTATTTAATTTAATGATTTTGAAAACTCAAAAATTATATTCTAAGTTCAAATTAATTCCTAAAGAGTTTCGTATTATTATACCATTATTTCTATCAATCATATTAGGTCTTTATTTACCACAGGTTCTAGGAGGAGGCCATGAGCTAATCATAAATAGCCTTACAAATGGGAATCAATCCATTAAGATGTTATTATTTGTATTGATAATTAAATTCATATTTACAATGGTATGCTACGGTTCTGGGGCACCTGGCGGTATATTTTTACCGTTATTAGCGATTGGAGCTATATCAGGAAATTTATATGGTTTATTTCTTGTGCATTTTTTAAACTTAGATCCTATATATATCAATAGTTTTATTATATTGGCAATGGCAGGTTATTTTACCGCAATTGTTCGAGCACCTATTACAGGAATTATTCTGATTACTGAAATGACTGGATCTTTTACACATTTGTTATCCATTTCATTGATATCTGTAACAGCGTATGTTGTAGCTGATTTATTAGGTTCGAAACCTATTTATGAATCTTTGTTGGAGCGATTCTTAGAAAATCAGGGAAACGTAAAATCTAGTAATACGAAACATAAGACTCTTTTGGAATTTGCCGTATGTATGGGTTCTGTTTTTGATGGTAAACAAATTAAAGAGATTAAATTGCCAGCTCATTGTTTGTTGGTGTCTATAAGAAGAGGGGAAGATGAAATAATTCCAAAGGGTGATACACTAATTAATGCTGGTGATTATTTGATTGTTCTTGTAGATGACAATATGGTATCTCAAATAAACGATGTCTTTCATAATTTAGTGGAAGCAAAATAA
- a CDS encoding pirin family protein — MSIREIKRTVRGQRAVDGAGVNLVRVLGGNDVYDFDPFLMLDAFDSVNPKDYTNGFPMHPHRGIETVTYLIKGKIEHEDSLKNKGVIGDGECQWMTAGSGILHEEMPKASERMLGLQLWVNLPKEDKMTMPHYFDISKDMIPVVEEDNATIRVISGDYKGKGKGVDPKYVKATLYDVTVKPGNTIRIDTKPEDNVFIFLIEGDGKVGNQPIAEKTAVLFGEGSAIEVSATDKEVRFVYFGGKPLKEPIAWAGPIVMNTDEELNEAFRELRKGTFIKHDIVK; from the coding sequence ATGAGTATTCGAGAAATTAAACGAACAGTAAGAGGTCAAAGAGCAGTGGATGGAGCAGGGGTAAATCTAGTTCGTGTACTAGGTGGCAATGATGTATATGATTTTGATCCATTTCTAATGCTTGATGCATTTGACTCCGTTAATCCTAAAGACTATACAAATGGTTTTCCAATGCATCCACACAGAGGAATTGAAACAGTTACATACTTAATTAAAGGTAAAATCGAGCATGAAGATAGTTTAAAAAACAAAGGTGTTATTGGAGATGGCGAATGTCAGTGGATGACAGCAGGTAGCGGAATATTACATGAAGAAATGCCGAAAGCTTCCGAGAGAATGTTAGGCCTTCAGTTATGGGTAAATCTACCAAAAGAAGATAAAATGACAATGCCTCATTATTTTGATATTTCAAAAGATATGATTCCAGTTGTTGAAGAAGATAATGCAACCATCCGTGTTATTTCAGGTGATTATAAAGGCAAAGGAAAAGGTGTTGATCCAAAGTATGTTAAGGCAACTCTTTATGATGTAACTGTAAAACCTGGCAATACCATTCGTATCGATACAAAGCCAGAAGACAATGTGTTTATTTTCCTTATTGAAGGTGATGGTAAAGTAGGTAATCAACCGATTGCAGAAAAAACAGCCGTTTTATTTGGTGAAGGTTCTGCAATCGAAGTATCTGCTACCGATAAAGAAGTAAGATTTGTTTATTTTGGTGGAAAACCATTAAAAGAGCCGATTGCTTGGGCAGGCCCAATTGTAATGAATACAGACGAAGAGTTAAATGAAGCATTTCGTGAATTACGAAAAGGTACTTTTATAAAGCATGATATAGTAAAATAA
- a CDS encoding aminoglycoside phosphotransferase family protein — MHNEIMADNKANYESINLCLNQYITKWELSDIEILDNKRNSLVLKCDSAIYGNVIIKQQMDTSYIKSEYNALKEYNQSRFCKVFDADLEHGVLIEEQISPGTELRKVKSLDERLMVFCTLYKNLHIFPKNPEIYPSYLDWVSNAMNYLEGLDNYRDLYIHMKAAKMICSELFFKYPQKMLLHGDLHHDNILLNHNGSYTIIDPKGVLGHPIFDIPRFILNEMEDEITAELYDKIIYVIDILSQHLNIPLKDLKQLFYMEVSLSEAWNAESGDCVKMENIIFAHRILNS, encoded by the coding sequence ATGCATAACGAAATAATGGCAGATAATAAAGCTAACTACGAGAGTATTAACTTATGTTTAAATCAGTATATAACAAAATGGGAACTTAGTGATATTGAAATTCTTGATAACAAAAGGAACAGCTTGGTTCTTAAATGCGACTCCGCCATCTATGGAAATGTGATAATAAAACAGCAAATGGACACTTCCTATATAAAAAGCGAATATAACGCATTAAAGGAATATAATCAAAGTCGTTTTTGTAAGGTATTTGATGCTGATTTAGAACATGGAGTATTAATCGAAGAGCAAATTTCTCCTGGAACTGAATTAAGAAAAGTGAAATCTCTGGATGAAAGATTGATGGTATTTTGTACTTTATATAAGAATCTTCATATATTTCCTAAAAATCCAGAAATATATCCATCTTACCTTGACTGGGTAAGTAATGCGATGAATTATCTAGAAGGATTAGATAATTATAGAGATTTATATATACACATGAAGGCCGCTAAGATGATATGTAGTGAACTCTTTTTTAAATATCCACAAAAAATGCTTCTCCACGGGGATTTGCATCACGATAATATACTGCTAAATCATAATGGAAGCTATACGATTATTGATCCAAAAGGGGTACTTGGTCATCCGATTTTCGATATTCCTAGATTCATTCTTAATGAAATGGAAGATGAAATAACTGCAGAGTTGTATGATAAAATTATATATGTAATTGATATATTGAGTCAGCATTTAAATATTCCTCTAAAAGACTTAAAGCAACTTTTTTATATGGAAGTATCTTTATCTGAAGCATGGAATGCTGAAAGCGGAGACTGCGTAAAGATGGAGAATATCATTTTTGCACATAGAATTCTTAATTCTTAA